In Nitrospirota bacterium, the genomic window ATCTTTATTCCGGGAGGGGACTGCCTGCGTTTGTACTCGCTCCGGTCTACCATTGAGATAACCTTTGCCGTTGTCTTTTCATCATATCCCATTGCCACAATCTCCCTGAGTGACCTGTCTTCTTCTATATAAGCATTCAGGATCGGGTCCAGAATATCATACTCAGGCAATGTATCACTGTCCTTCTGCCCGGGCCGCAGTTCAGCAGTAGGTGCTTTAATAATCACACGTTCAGGGACAGGCGGTACGCCAACTTTATCCATGCTGTTTCTGTATCGTACAAGCTCGTAAACAAGCGTCTTGGGGACATCCTTAATAACCGCAAACCCGCCGGCCATATCACCGTAAAGCGTCGCATACCCGACGCTCATCTCACTTTTATTACCTGTAGTCAGGACAAGCCTGCCGAACTTATTTGACAGTGCCATCATAATATTGCCGCGAATCCTCGCCTGAATATTTTCCTCTGTTATATCAGGTTTCATGTTATTAAACTCTCCTGAGAGTGTATCCAGATATAACTTGAAAATATCATTA contains:
- the nadE gene encoding NAD(+) synthase, encoding NDIFKLYLDTLSGEFNNMKPDITEENIQARIRGNIMMALSNKFGRLVLTTGNKSEMSVGYATLYGDMAGGFAVIKDVPKTLVYELVRYRNSMDKVGVPPVPERVIIKAPTAELRPGQKDSDTLPEYDILDPILNAYIEEDRSLREIVAMGYDEKTTAKVISMVDRSEYKRRQSPPGIKITPRAFGKDWRVPVTNGYKG